A region from the Aegilops tauschii subsp. strangulata cultivar AL8/78 chromosome 5, Aet v6.0, whole genome shotgun sequence genome encodes:
- the LOC109780202 gene encoding alpha-N-acetylglucosaminidase isoform X2, with product MRPPPSPPLLPLLLLLVLLPSPPAVAAAAGPTSLEALRAAAGRRGASPATQERAAAGVLRRLLPSHALSFRFQIDPKGGVCGDSSCFRISNVDGSSKGGAEILIQGNTAVELASGLHWYLKYWCGVHISWDKTGGAQLASVPSPGSLPRVKGTAVKVERPVPWNYYQNVVTSSYSFVWWDWRRWEKEIDWMALQGINLPLAFTGQEAVWQKVFKSFNVTDRDLDDFFGGPAFLAWARMGNLHAWGGPLSQNWLDQQLALQKKILSRMIELGMVPVLPSFSGNVPVAFKKLFPSASITRLGEWNTVDGNPRWCCTYILDPSDALFIDVGQAFIKQQMKEYGDITSIYNCDTFNENTPPTNEPAYISSLGSAIYQAMSRGNKDAVWLMQGWLFYSDAAFWKESQMKALLHSVPIGKMMVLDLFADVKPIWQTSSQFYGVPYIWCMLHNFGGNIEMYGVLDSISSGPIDARTSYNSTMVGVGMCMEGIEHNPVVYELMSEMAFRSQKVEVEDWLKSYSYRRYGQSNVEIQKAWAILYHTIYNCTDGIADHNRDYIVEFPDISPSSFSSQYSKRRSISVVRKHPRFLGEVSASLPQPHLWYSTAEAVKSLELFLKAGDDLSESLTYRYDLVDLARQSLSKLANKVYLDAMDSYQMRDSSDLNFHTKKFLEVIMDIETLLASDDNFLLGPWLETAKSLATTEDERKQYEWNARTQVTMWYDDTKTEQSKLHDYANKFWSGLLKSYYHPRASKYFTRLSRSLQENRSFQLEEWRRDWISYSNEWQSGKELYPVKATGDALAISRSLFAKYFR from the exons ATGAGACCGCCGCCGTCTCCCCCTTTACTCCCCTTACTCCTGCTTCTCGTTCTCCTCCCGTCGCCGCCGGCTGTGGCCGCAGCGGCAGGCCCCACCTCGTTGGAGGCGCTCCGCGCGGCGGCCGGCCGCAGGGGCGCGTCGCCGGCCACGCAAGAGAGGGCTGCCGCCGGGGTGCTCCGCCGGCTCCTCCCCTCCCACGCGCTCAGCTTCCGGTTCCAGATCGACCCCAAG GGCGGCGTCTGTGGCGACTCGAGCTGCTTCAGGATAAGCAATGTTGATGGCTCGAGCAAGGGCGGTGCAGAGATTCT GATCCAGGGTAACACTGCTGTTGAGCTTGCATCTGGACTCCATTGGTACCTCAAATACTGGTGTGGGGTGCACATTTCTTGGGATAAGACTGGTGGTGCACAACTGGCGTCAGTCCCTTCGCCTGGGTCTCTGCCACGAGTGAAGGGAACGGCAGTCAAGGTTGAGCGCCCTGTTCCGTGGAATTACTATCAGAATGTCGTCACTTCCAGCT ACTCCTTTGTGTGGTGGGATTGGAGAAGATGGGAGAAAGAAATTGACTGGATGGCACTTCAAGGAATTAACTTGCCTTTAGCGTTTACTGGACAGGAAGCTGTTTGGCAAAAGGTTTTTAAG AGCTTTAATGTCACCGACAGAGATTTAGATGATTTTTTTGGTGGACCAGCTTTCCTTGCCTGGGCTAGAATGGGGAACTTGCATGC ATGGGGTGGGCCACTTTCACAAAATTGGTTAGATCAACAATTGGCACTGCAGAAGAAAATATTGTCTCGTATGATTGAGCTTGGAATGGTCCCAG TTCTGCCATCATTCTCAGGAAATGTACCAGTCGCGTTTAAAAAATTGTTTCCATCTGCCAGCATAACCAGACTCGGTGAATG GAACACAGTTGATGGTAATCCTAGGTGGTGCTGCACTTATATTCTTGATCCTTCGGATGCATTGTTTATTGATGTGGGACAGGCTTTTATCAAGCAACAAATGAAAG AATATGGTGACATCACCAGCATCTATAATTG TGACACATTCAATGAGAATACACCACCGACAAATGAACCGGCATATATTTCATCACTTGGTTCTGCTATCTATCAAGCAATGTCGAGAGGTAACAAGGATGCAGTGTGGTTAATGCAG GGTTGGCTATTTTACTCGGATGCAGCTTTCTGGAAGGAGTCTCAGATGAAA GCACTACTTCATTCTGTTCCAATTGGTAAGATGATGGTCCTTGATTTATTTGCTGATGTCAAGCCCATATGGCAAACGTCCTCCCAGTTCTATGGTGTACCATACATCTG GTGCATGCTACACAACTTTGGTGGTAATATTGAAATGTATGGAGTACTAGATTCAATTTCATCTGGCCCTATTGATGCACGTACAAGCTACAATTCAACAATG GTTGGTGTTGGCATGTGCATGGAGGGAATAGAGCATAATCCAGTTGTTTATGAGCTTATGTCTGAAATGGCATTCCGTAGTCAAAAGGTCGAAGTTGAG GATTGGTTAAAATCATACTCCTATAGGCGATATGGCCAATCAAATGTCGAAATACAGAAAGCTTGGGCAATCCTGTACCATACGATATACAATTGCACAGATGGAATTGCG GATCATAATAGAGACTACATAGTTGAATTTCCAGACATCAGTCCAAGTTCTTTCAGTTCCCAATATTCCAAACGAAGAAGTATCTCAGTTGTGAGGAAACATCCGAGGTTCTTAGGCGAGGTCTCTGCAAGCCTACCACAACCACATCTATGGTATTCTACGGCGGAGGCCGTCAAATCCCTTGAACTATTTCTTAAAGCAGGAGATGATCTTTCAGAAAGTCTCACATATAG GTACGACCTCGTTGATTTGGCAAGGCAGTCACTGTCAAAATTAGCAAATAAAGTGTACCTTGATGCTATGGATTCTTACCAAATGAGGGATTCAAGTGATTTAAACTTTCACACAAAGAAATTCCTCGAAGTCATCATGGATATCGAGACGCTACTAGCTTCTGATGACAATTTCCTGCTGGGCCCTTGGTTAGAAACTGCAAAAAGCCTTGCTACGACTGAAGACGAAAGGAAGCAG TACGAATGGAATGCTAGAACACAGGTGACAATGTGGTACGACGACACAAAGACCGAGCAGAGCAAACTCCATGACTACG CCAATAAATTCTGGAGCGGGCTTCTGAAGAGCTACTACCATCCAAGGGCATCTAAATACTTCACTCGGTTGTCGAGAAGCCTCCAAGAGAACCGGAGTTTTCAACTGGAGGAATGGAGGCGAGACTGGATCTCGTACTCTAACGAATGGCAGTCCGGGAAGGAGCTGTACCCTGTAAAAGCCACGGGTGATGCCTTGGCGATCTCCAGGTCTCTCTTTGCAAAGTACTTCAGGTAG
- the LOC109780202 gene encoding alpha-N-acetylglucosaminidase isoform X1, with the protein MRPPPSPPLLPLLLLLVLLPSPPAVAAAAGPTSLEALRAAAGRRGASPATQERAAAGVLRRLLPSHALSFRFQIDPKGGVCGDSSCFRISNVDGSSKGGAEILIQGNTAVELASGLHWYLKYWCGVHISWDKTGGAQLASVPSPGSLPRVKGTAVKVERPVPWNYYQNVVTSSYSFVWWDWRRWEKEIDWMALQGINLPLAFTGQEAVWQKVFKSFNVTDRDLDDFFGGPAFLAWARMGNLHAWGGPLSQNWLDQQLALQKKILSRMIELGMVPVLPSFSGNVPVAFKKLFPSASITRLGEWNTVDGNPRWCCTYILDPSDALFIDVGQAFIKQQMKEYGDITSIYNCDTFNENTPPTNEPAYISSLGSAIYQAMSRGNKDAVWLMQGWLFYSDAAFWKESQMKALLHSVPIGKMMVLDLFADVKPIWQTSSQFYGVPYIWCMLHNFGGNIEMYGVLDSISSGPIDARTSYNSTMVHFTFIPYVGVGMCMEGIEHNPVVYELMSEMAFRSQKVEVEDWLKSYSYRRYGQSNVEIQKAWAILYHTIYNCTDGIADHNRDYIVEFPDISPSSFSSQYSKRRSISVVRKHPRFLGEVSASLPQPHLWYSTAEAVKSLELFLKAGDDLSESLTYRYDLVDLARQSLSKLANKVYLDAMDSYQMRDSSDLNFHTKKFLEVIMDIETLLASDDNFLLGPWLETAKSLATTEDERKQYEWNARTQVTMWYDDTKTEQSKLHDYANKFWSGLLKSYYHPRASKYFTRLSRSLQENRSFQLEEWRRDWISYSNEWQSGKELYPVKATGDALAISRSLFAKYFR; encoded by the exons ATGAGACCGCCGCCGTCTCCCCCTTTACTCCCCTTACTCCTGCTTCTCGTTCTCCTCCCGTCGCCGCCGGCTGTGGCCGCAGCGGCAGGCCCCACCTCGTTGGAGGCGCTCCGCGCGGCGGCCGGCCGCAGGGGCGCGTCGCCGGCCACGCAAGAGAGGGCTGCCGCCGGGGTGCTCCGCCGGCTCCTCCCCTCCCACGCGCTCAGCTTCCGGTTCCAGATCGACCCCAAG GGCGGCGTCTGTGGCGACTCGAGCTGCTTCAGGATAAGCAATGTTGATGGCTCGAGCAAGGGCGGTGCAGAGATTCT GATCCAGGGTAACACTGCTGTTGAGCTTGCATCTGGACTCCATTGGTACCTCAAATACTGGTGTGGGGTGCACATTTCTTGGGATAAGACTGGTGGTGCACAACTGGCGTCAGTCCCTTCGCCTGGGTCTCTGCCACGAGTGAAGGGAACGGCAGTCAAGGTTGAGCGCCCTGTTCCGTGGAATTACTATCAGAATGTCGTCACTTCCAGCT ACTCCTTTGTGTGGTGGGATTGGAGAAGATGGGAGAAAGAAATTGACTGGATGGCACTTCAAGGAATTAACTTGCCTTTAGCGTTTACTGGACAGGAAGCTGTTTGGCAAAAGGTTTTTAAG AGCTTTAATGTCACCGACAGAGATTTAGATGATTTTTTTGGTGGACCAGCTTTCCTTGCCTGGGCTAGAATGGGGAACTTGCATGC ATGGGGTGGGCCACTTTCACAAAATTGGTTAGATCAACAATTGGCACTGCAGAAGAAAATATTGTCTCGTATGATTGAGCTTGGAATGGTCCCAG TTCTGCCATCATTCTCAGGAAATGTACCAGTCGCGTTTAAAAAATTGTTTCCATCTGCCAGCATAACCAGACTCGGTGAATG GAACACAGTTGATGGTAATCCTAGGTGGTGCTGCACTTATATTCTTGATCCTTCGGATGCATTGTTTATTGATGTGGGACAGGCTTTTATCAAGCAACAAATGAAAG AATATGGTGACATCACCAGCATCTATAATTG TGACACATTCAATGAGAATACACCACCGACAAATGAACCGGCATATATTTCATCACTTGGTTCTGCTATCTATCAAGCAATGTCGAGAGGTAACAAGGATGCAGTGTGGTTAATGCAG GGTTGGCTATTTTACTCGGATGCAGCTTTCTGGAAGGAGTCTCAGATGAAA GCACTACTTCATTCTGTTCCAATTGGTAAGATGATGGTCCTTGATTTATTTGCTGATGTCAAGCCCATATGGCAAACGTCCTCCCAGTTCTATGGTGTACCATACATCTG GTGCATGCTACACAACTTTGGTGGTAATATTGAAATGTATGGAGTACTAGATTCAATTTCATCTGGCCCTATTGATGCACGTACAAGCTACAATTCAACAATGGTTCATTTTACTTTCATTCCTTAT GTTGGTGTTGGCATGTGCATGGAGGGAATAGAGCATAATCCAGTTGTTTATGAGCTTATGTCTGAAATGGCATTCCGTAGTCAAAAGGTCGAAGTTGAG GATTGGTTAAAATCATACTCCTATAGGCGATATGGCCAATCAAATGTCGAAATACAGAAAGCTTGGGCAATCCTGTACCATACGATATACAATTGCACAGATGGAATTGCG GATCATAATAGAGACTACATAGTTGAATTTCCAGACATCAGTCCAAGTTCTTTCAGTTCCCAATATTCCAAACGAAGAAGTATCTCAGTTGTGAGGAAACATCCGAGGTTCTTAGGCGAGGTCTCTGCAAGCCTACCACAACCACATCTATGGTATTCTACGGCGGAGGCCGTCAAATCCCTTGAACTATTTCTTAAAGCAGGAGATGATCTTTCAGAAAGTCTCACATATAG GTACGACCTCGTTGATTTGGCAAGGCAGTCACTGTCAAAATTAGCAAATAAAGTGTACCTTGATGCTATGGATTCTTACCAAATGAGGGATTCAAGTGATTTAAACTTTCACACAAAGAAATTCCTCGAAGTCATCATGGATATCGAGACGCTACTAGCTTCTGATGACAATTTCCTGCTGGGCCCTTGGTTAGAAACTGCAAAAAGCCTTGCTACGACTGAAGACGAAAGGAAGCAG TACGAATGGAATGCTAGAACACAGGTGACAATGTGGTACGACGACACAAAGACCGAGCAGAGCAAACTCCATGACTACG CCAATAAATTCTGGAGCGGGCTTCTGAAGAGCTACTACCATCCAAGGGCATCTAAATACTTCACTCGGTTGTCGAGAAGCCTCCAAGAGAACCGGAGTTTTCAACTGGAGGAATGGAGGCGAGACTGGATCTCGTACTCTAACGAATGGCAGTCCGGGAAGGAGCTGTACCCTGTAAAAGCCACGGGTGATGCCTTGGCGATCTCCAGGTCTCTCTTTGCAAAGTACTTCAGGTAG